One window of the Burkholderia sp. FERM BP-3421 genome contains the following:
- a CDS encoding NAD(P)/FAD-dependent oxidoreductase — MARADVIVVGAGIVGAACAAELAARGLRVAVVDSGGIGGGVTAAGMGHLVVMNDTPAEFALSRYSLELWHALAPQLRERDAFVRCGTLWVAADDEELAAARAMQAGLAAGRVAAALIDAHELRAREPALAPGLAGGLLVERDSIVYAPAAAEWLLTCSPGAARIALHLHAEVIEVERGAVRLAGGARLGAAQVVLANGIDARRFAPWLPLVPKKGHLLVTDRYPGTLSHQLLELGYIKSAHHATGTSVAFNAQPRPTGQLLIGSSRQFDTTDPAVELPVLARMLARAARYLPGLPALHALRAWTGFRATTPDGLPLIGPAGDAQPGVWLATGHEGLGVTTSLATAKLLAAQLCGETAAIPGAPYLPARLLAGACHA; from the coding sequence ATGGCGCGCGCGGACGTCATCGTCGTCGGCGCGGGGATCGTCGGCGCGGCGTGCGCGGCGGAGTTGGCCGCGCGCGGGCTGCGGGTCGCGGTGGTGGACTCGGGCGGGATCGGCGGCGGTGTCACGGCGGCCGGCATGGGGCATCTCGTCGTGATGAACGATACGCCGGCCGAGTTCGCGCTGTCGCGTTATTCGCTCGAGCTGTGGCATGCGCTCGCGCCGCAGCTGCGCGAGCGCGATGCGTTCGTCCGCTGCGGCACGCTGTGGGTGGCCGCCGACGACGAGGAGCTGGCGGCGGCGCGCGCGATGCAGGCGGGCCTGGCGGCCGGGCGCGTCGCGGCGGCGCTGATCGATGCGCACGAGCTGCGCGCGCGCGAGCCCGCGCTGGCGCCCGGGCTCGCGGGCGGGCTGCTGGTCGAGCGCGACAGCATCGTCTATGCACCGGCGGCGGCCGAGTGGCTGCTGACGTGTTCGCCGGGCGCGGCGCGCATCGCATTGCACCTGCATGCCGAGGTGATCGAGGTCGAGCGCGGCGCGGTGCGGCTCGCGGGCGGCGCGCGGCTCGGCGCCGCGCAGGTCGTGCTCGCGAACGGCATCGACGCGCGGCGTTTCGCGCCCTGGCTGCCGCTCGTGCCGAAGAAGGGCCACCTGTTGGTCACCGATCGCTATCCGGGCACGCTGTCGCACCAGTTGCTGGAACTGGGCTATATCAAGAGCGCGCATCACGCGACCGGCACCTCGGTCGCGTTCAACGCGCAGCCGCGCCCGACCGGCCAGTTGCTGATCGGCTCGTCGCGGCAGTTCGACACGACCGATCCGGCGGTCGAGCTGCCGGTGCTCGCGCGCATGCTCGCGCGCGCGGCGCGCTACTTGCCGGGCCTGCCGGCGCTGCACGCGCTGCGCGCCTGGACGGGATTTCGCGCGACCACGCCCGACGGGCTGCCGCTGATCGGCCCGGCGGGGGACGCGCAGCCCGGCGTCTGGCTCGCGACCGGGCACGAGGGGCTCGGCGTGACCACCTCGCTCGCGACCGCGAAGCTGCTGGCCGCGCAGCTCTGCGGCGAGACGGCCGCGATTCCGGGCGCGCCCTACCTGCCGGCGCGCCTGTTGGCCGGAGCCTGCCATGCGTGA
- a CDS encoding (2Fe-2S)-binding protein has product MRDANLILTIDGRPLTVAAGSTVAAALVLAGGVRGTRASVSGAPRTMVCGMGVCQECRVTIDGRAHVLACQTLCRDGMAVDTTFNGQAG; this is encoded by the coding sequence ATGCGTGACGCGAACCTGATCTTGACGATCGACGGCCGGCCCTTGACGGTCGCGGCGGGCAGCACGGTGGCGGCGGCGCTGGTGCTGGCGGGCGGCGTGCGCGGCACGCGCGCGTCGGTGAGCGGCGCGCCGCGCACGATGGTGTGCGGGATGGGCGTGTGCCAGGAATGCCGCGTGACGATCGACGGCCGCGCGCATGTGCTGGCCTGCCAGACGCTCTGCCGCGACGGCATGGCGGTCGACACGACTTTCAATGGGCAAGCGGGATGA
- a CDS encoding FAD-dependent oxidoreductase: MNPHYDVAIVGAGPAGLAAAHAAAQRGARVAVLDDNPLPGGQIWRQGPVFGAAAPLSAALRALAAQPSVTWWRRARVAAVLPGRALLVDADDAGGVRLGYARLILATGARERLLPCPGWTLPGATGAGGLQALIKGGMPVRGERIVIAGSGPLLVASLATAQAAGAQVVAVVEQASLGALVRFGLSLAATPSKLAQAARLTRGFAGTTYLTGSVVREIRGDGRVQAVVVETPRGTRVIPCDRVACGYGLAPNTGLARALGCALDDDAIAVDAEQRTSVDAIYAAGECTGVGGMELARVEGELAGWAAAGATASDWAAPPLARLRRSRDAWRGFAARVARAFELSDAARALPADDTVLCRCEDVTVGAVRVHASAREAKLQTRCGMGACQGRICGAALRTYFDWDEATPRPPFAPMPIATLCAAADEALL, from the coding sequence ATGAATCCACATTACGACGTCGCGATCGTGGGCGCGGGGCCGGCCGGGCTGGCCGCCGCGCATGCGGCCGCGCAGCGGGGCGCGCGCGTGGCGGTGCTCGACGACAATCCGCTGCCGGGCGGCCAGATCTGGCGGCAGGGCCCGGTGTTCGGCGCGGCCGCGCCGCTGAGCGCGGCGCTGCGCGCGCTCGCGGCGCAGCCGTCGGTCACGTGGTGGCGGCGCGCGCGCGTCGCGGCGGTGCTGCCGGGCCGTGCGCTGCTCGTCGACGCCGACGACGCGGGCGGGGTCAGGCTTGGCTACGCGCGCCTGATACTCGCGACCGGCGCGCGCGAGCGCCTGCTGCCGTGCCCGGGCTGGACGCTGCCCGGCGCGACGGGCGCGGGCGGGCTGCAGGCCCTGATCAAGGGCGGCATGCCGGTGCGCGGCGAGCGCATCGTGATCGCGGGCAGCGGGCCGTTGCTGGTGGCGTCGCTCGCGACCGCGCAGGCGGCCGGCGCGCAGGTGGTCGCGGTGGTCGAGCAGGCGTCGCTCGGCGCGCTGGTCCGTTTCGGGCTGTCGCTCGCGGCGACGCCGTCGAAGCTCGCGCAGGCGGCGCGCCTGACGCGCGGCTTCGCCGGCACGACCTACCTGACGGGCAGCGTCGTGCGCGAGATACGCGGCGACGGGCGCGTGCAGGCGGTGGTGGTCGAGACGCCGCGCGGCACGCGCGTGATTCCGTGCGACCGGGTTGCCTGCGGCTATGGCCTCGCGCCCAACACCGGGCTCGCACGCGCACTGGGCTGCGCGCTCGACGACGATGCGATCGCCGTCGACGCGGAGCAGCGCACCTCGGTCGACGCCATCTACGCGGCGGGCGAGTGCACGGGCGTGGGCGGCATGGAGTTGGCGCGCGTCGAGGGCGAACTGGCCGGCTGGGCGGCCGCCGGCGCGACCGCGAGCGACTGGGCCGCGCCGCCCCTCGCGCGGCTGCGGCGCAGCCGCGACGCCTGGCGCGGCTTCGCGGCGCGCGTCGCGCGCGCGTTCGAACTGAGCGACGCGGCGCGCGCGCTGCCGGCCGACGATACCGTGCTGTGCCGCTGCGAGGATGTCACGGTGGGCGCGGTGCGCGTCCATGCGAGCGCGCGCGAGGCGAAGCTGCAGACCCGCTGCGGGATGGGGGCGTGCCAGGGGCGGATATGCGGCGCGGCGCTGCGCACCTATTTCGATTGGGACGAGGCGACGCCGCGTCCGCCGTTCGCGCCGATGCCGATCGCCACGCTGTGCGCGGCGGCCGACGAGGCGCTTCTATAA
- a CDS encoding MFS transporter yields the protein MHASELSGAARAAERPLTRQDYKTLGLAALGGALEFYDFIIFVFFAPAIGQLFFPHDIPDWLRQLQTFGIFAAGYLARPLGGIIMAHFGDLVGRKRMFTLSVLLMSVPTLLMGLLPTYDSIGILAPVLLLLFRVLQGAAVGGEVPGAWVFVSEHVPSRRIGYACGTLTAGLTAGILLGSLVATAINSRYAPAEVAAFAWRIPFLLGGLFGLFSVYLRRWLHETPVFAEMKAKKTLAAEIPMKAVLRDHGRAVLVSMLLTWMLSAAIVVVILMTPSLLQKQFHLAAAEALFANSIATLCLTAGCITAGSLADRIGARPVLLIGGLLLAGCYYTLFSQLAIDTSKLVPLYALAGFLVGTIGVVPFVMVKSFPPIVRFSGISFSYNVAYAVFGGLTPVIVSLMMKSNPLAPAVYVAVICVLGGIASLFARDAR from the coding sequence ATGCACGCATCCGAATTGAGCGGCGCCGCACGCGCCGCAGAACGACCGCTCACCCGCCAGGACTACAAGACCCTCGGCCTCGCCGCGCTGGGCGGCGCGCTGGAGTTCTACGACTTCATCATCTTCGTGTTCTTCGCGCCCGCGATCGGCCAGCTGTTCTTCCCGCACGACATTCCCGACTGGCTGCGCCAGTTGCAGACCTTCGGCATCTTCGCGGCCGGCTATCTCGCGCGCCCGCTCGGCGGCATCATCATGGCCCACTTCGGCGACCTGGTCGGGCGCAAGCGCATGTTCACGCTCAGCGTGCTGCTGATGTCGGTGCCGACGCTGCTGATGGGCCTGCTGCCGACCTACGACAGCATCGGCATCCTCGCGCCGGTGTTGCTGCTGCTGTTCCGCGTGCTGCAGGGCGCCGCGGTCGGCGGCGAAGTGCCGGGCGCCTGGGTGTTCGTGTCCGAGCACGTGCCGTCGCGCCGCATCGGCTACGCGTGCGGCACGCTGACCGCCGGCCTCACGGCCGGCATCCTGCTCGGCTCGCTGGTCGCGACCGCGATCAACAGCCGCTACGCGCCCGCCGAGGTCGCCGCGTTCGCGTGGCGCATCCCGTTCCTGCTGGGCGGCCTGTTCGGCCTGTTCTCCGTGTACCTGCGGCGCTGGCTGCACGAGACACCGGTGTTCGCCGAGATGAAGGCGAAGAAGACGCTCGCCGCCGAGATCCCGATGAAGGCGGTGCTGCGCGATCACGGGCGCGCGGTGCTGGTGTCGATGCTGCTCACCTGGATGCTGTCGGCCGCGATCGTGGTCGTGATCCTGATGACGCCCAGCCTGTTGCAGAAGCAGTTCCACCTCGCGGCCGCCGAGGCGCTGTTCGCGAACAGCATCGCGACGCTGTGCCTGACGGCCGGCTGCATCACGGCCGGCTCGCTCGCCGACCGGATCGGCGCGCGGCCCGTGCTGCTGATCGGCGGCCTCCTGCTCGCCGGCTGCTATTACACGCTGTTCTCGCAGCTCGCGATCGATACGTCGAAACTCGTGCCGCTGTATGCGCTCGCGGGGTTCCTCGTCGGCACGATCGGCGTGGTGCCGTTCGTGATGGTGAAGAGCTTTCCGCCCATCGTGCGCTTCTCGGGCATCTCGTTCTCGTACAACGTGGCGTATGCGGTGTTCGGCGGGCTCACGCCGGTGATCGTGTCGCTGATGATGAAATCGAATCCGCTCGCGCCGGCCGTGTATGTCGCGGTGATCTGCGTGCTGGGCGGGATCGCGAGCCTGTTCGCGCGGGACGCGCGCTGA
- a CDS encoding AraC family transcriptional regulator yields the protein MMTLLAVPPATLPDSARPMPDDGGFAAMLAHFSLLEPVFDALPDVAFFVKDVNARYALVNRTLALRCGYKDKRALYGKAADEVFPRRFGRSYVEQDIAIIGAGQQLTDQLELHLYPGRQPGWCLTCKEPLRDARGRVVGLVGISRDLKAHEGSHPAYSRLADVVQYIQEHYVQPLNLKYLAGMAGMSVAQLERYFHKVFHLTPRQVLLKTRLDAATALLVSHDKVTDVAALCGYTDHSAFTRQFKATVGVTPTEYRLMLQGERGA from the coding sequence ATGATGACCTTGCTTGCCGTACCGCCTGCGACCTTGCCTGACTCAGCGCGCCCCATGCCGGACGACGGGGGCTTCGCGGCGATGCTCGCGCATTTCTCGCTGCTCGAACCGGTGTTCGACGCGCTGCCCGACGTCGCGTTCTTCGTGAAGGACGTGAACGCGCGCTACGCGCTCGTCAACCGCACGCTGGCGCTGCGCTGCGGCTACAAGGACAAGCGCGCGCTGTATGGCAAGGCCGCCGACGAGGTGTTTCCGCGGCGTTTCGGCCGCAGCTACGTCGAGCAGGACATCGCGATCATCGGCGCGGGCCAGCAGTTGACCGACCAGCTCGAACTGCATCTTTACCCGGGCCGCCAGCCCGGCTGGTGCCTGACCTGCAAGGAGCCGCTGCGCGACGCGCGGGGGCGGGTGGTGGGGCTCGTGGGCATTTCGCGCGACCTGAAGGCGCATGAAGGGTCGCATCCGGCGTACAGCCGGCTCGCCGACGTGGTGCAGTACATCCAGGAGCATTACGTGCAGCCGCTCAACCTCAAGTATCTGGCGGGCATGGCGGGGATGTCGGTCGCGCAGCTCGAGCGCTATTTCCACAAGGTGTTCCACCTGACGCCGCGCCAGGTGCTGCTCAAGACGCGCCTCGACGCGGCGACCGCGCTGCTCGTCAGCCACGACAAGGTGACGGACGTGGCGGCGCTGTGCGGCTACACGGACCATAGCGCGTTTACGCGGCAGTTCAAGGCGACGGTGGGGGTGACGCCGACCGAGTATCGGCTGATGTTGCAGGGGGAGCGTGGCGCGTAG
- a CDS encoding 2-aminoethylphosphonate--pyruvate transaminase encodes MTHFANIILISDASSGASIDLSGGNVILGSDPILLTPGPLTTSPATRQAMLRDWGSWDAAFNQLTHSVCADLVTIAGGGDDYVCVPLQGSGTFAVEAALGTLVPRDGVVLVPDNGAYCARILRILERLGIEALALPCGEDRALDPHAFDAMLRDTPRITHVALVHLETSAGILNPLDAIAALCKRHDKRLIVDAMSSFGALPITLAGSGIDALVSASGKCLEGVPGMGFVIVRRALLDACAGRSPSLALDLHDQYAYLKRTTQWRFTPPTHVLAALRAALDQFLAEGGQPARGARYAANCAALVDGMRALGFTPFLDPRVQAPVIVTFHAPRDPAYAFGAFYEAVRANGYVLYPGKLTTIETFRVGCIGAIDSNEMRQAVAAIGHALATLGIATR; translated from the coding sequence ATGACACATTTTGCCAATATCATCCTGATCAGCGATGCGTCGTCCGGCGCGTCGATCGACCTGTCTGGAGGCAATGTGATACTTGGAAGCGACCCGATCCTGCTGACCCCCGGCCCGCTCACGACGTCCCCCGCGACGCGGCAGGCGATGCTGCGCGACTGGGGCTCGTGGGATGCCGCGTTCAACCAGCTCACGCATAGCGTGTGCGCGGATCTCGTCACGATCGCGGGCGGCGGCGACGATTACGTGTGCGTGCCGCTGCAAGGCAGCGGCACGTTCGCGGTCGAGGCCGCGCTCGGCACGCTCGTGCCGCGCGACGGCGTCGTGCTGGTGCCGGACAACGGCGCGTACTGCGCGCGCATCCTGCGCATCCTGGAGCGGCTCGGCATCGAAGCCCTCGCGCTGCCGTGCGGCGAGGATCGCGCGCTCGACCCTCACGCGTTCGACGCGATGTTGCGCGACACGCCGCGCATCACCCACGTCGCGCTCGTGCACCTCGAAACCAGCGCCGGCATCCTGAACCCGCTCGACGCGATCGCGGCGCTCTGCAAGCGGCACGACAAGCGCCTGATCGTCGATGCGATGAGCTCGTTCGGCGCGCTGCCGATCACGCTCGCGGGCAGCGGCATCGACGCGCTGGTGTCGGCCAGCGGCAAGTGCCTGGAGGGGGTGCCGGGCATGGGCTTCGTGATCGTGCGGCGCGCGCTCCTCGACGCCTGCGCGGGCCGCTCGCCCTCGCTCGCGTTGGATCTGCACGACCAGTACGCGTACCTGAAGCGTACGACGCAATGGCGCTTCACGCCGCCGACCCACGTGCTCGCCGCGTTGCGCGCGGCGCTCGACCAGTTCCTCGCGGAAGGCGGCCAGCCGGCGCGCGGCGCGCGCTATGCGGCGAATTGCGCGGCGCTCGTCGACGGCATGCGCGCGCTCGGCTTCACGCCGTTCCTGGACCCGCGCGTGCAGGCGCCCGTGATCGTCACGTTCCATGCGCCGCGCGATCCGGCCTATGCGTTCGGCGCGTTCTACGAGGCGGTGCGCGCCAACGGCTACGTGCTGTATCCGGGCAAGCTGACCACCATCGAGACATTCCGGGTCGGCTGCATCGGCGCGATCGATTCGAACGAGATGCGCCAGGCCGTCGCCGCGATCGGCCACGCACTCGCGACGCTCGGCATCGCGACGCGCTGA
- a CDS encoding shikimate dehydrogenase gives MSAGSYLIGLVGAGIGGSLSPAMHEEEGRRQGFNYVYRRIDLDGLGLAPDALPELLVAAERMGFDGLNITHPCKQRVIACVDTLSDEARALGAVNTVRFDGGRRIGHNTDWSGFAKSFRRGLPGASLDSVVQLGAGGAGAAVAHAALTLGARALTLFDVDPARAQTLAADLQARFPAARLVAGGELDAALAQASGLIHASPTGMLGHPGLPLPARLLHPRLWVADIVYFPLVTELIAAARALGCRTLTGGGMAVYQAVDAFEIFTGRAPDAERMFAHFQALVAG, from the coding sequence ATGAGCGCGGGTTCGTACCTGATCGGGCTGGTCGGCGCGGGCATCGGCGGCTCGCTGTCGCCGGCGATGCACGAGGAGGAAGGCCGCCGGCAGGGCTTCAACTACGTCTATCGCCGCATCGATCTCGATGGGCTCGGGCTCGCGCCCGACGCGCTGCCGGAATTGCTCGTCGCGGCGGAGCGGATGGGATTCGACGGACTCAACATCACGCACCCGTGCAAGCAGCGCGTGATCGCCTGCGTCGACACCCTGTCCGACGAGGCGCGCGCGCTGGGCGCGGTCAACACGGTGCGCTTCGACGGCGGCCGGCGGATCGGTCACAACACCGACTGGTCGGGCTTCGCGAAATCGTTCCGGCGCGGGCTGCCGGGCGCATCGCTCGACAGCGTGGTGCAGCTCGGCGCGGGCGGCGCGGGCGCGGCTGTCGCGCATGCGGCGCTGACGCTCGGCGCGCGCGCGCTCACGCTGTTCGACGTCGATCCGGCGCGCGCGCAGACGCTGGCCGCCGACCTGCAGGCGCGATTTCCCGCCGCGCGGCTCGTCGCGGGCGGCGAGCTGGACGCCGCGCTCGCCCAGGCGAGCGGCCTGATCCACGCGAGCCCGACCGGCATGCTCGGCCATCCGGGCCTGCCGCTGCCGGCGCGACTGCTGCATCCGCGCCTGTGGGTCGCGGACATCGTCTATTTCCCGCTCGTCACCGAATTGATCGCCGCCGCGCGCGCGCTTGGCTGCCGGACGCTGACGGGTGGAGGGATGGCGGTCTATCAGGCCGTCGACGCGTTCGAAATCTTCACCGGCCGCGCGCCGGACGCCGAGCGGATGTTCGCGCACTTCCAGGCGCTCGTCGCAGGCTGA
- a CDS encoding 4-hydroxyproline epimerase, with protein sequence MKTLEYIDSHTGGEPTRLVVSGGPDLGGGALAERLERFRAEHDDWRAAIVTEPRGSDVVVGALLCEPVDPGCAAGVIFFNNVGYLGMCGHGTIGLVRSLAHLGRIGPGAHRIETPVGVVEATLNADGSIAVRNVPAYRYRRAVTVDVPAHGPLVGDIAWGGNWFFLVAEHGRALDPAHLAELTAFTSAIRDALVAQGITGARGALIDHIELFGPPSRAGLDSRNFVLCPGRAYDRSPCGTGTSAKAACLAADGKLAAGGVWRQESIIGSVFEARYAPHPERIEGEPAIVPTLTGRAHIMAEGRLCFEADDPFARGIRLG encoded by the coding sequence ATGAAAACACTCGAGTACATCGATTCGCACACGGGCGGTGAACCTACCCGCCTCGTCGTGTCGGGGGGGCCGGATCTCGGCGGCGGCGCGCTGGCCGAGCGGCTCGAACGCTTTCGCGCGGAGCATGACGACTGGCGCGCGGCGATCGTCACGGAGCCGCGCGGCTCCGACGTGGTGGTCGGCGCCCTGCTGTGCGAGCCGGTCGATCCCGGCTGTGCCGCGGGCGTCATTTTCTTCAACAACGTCGGCTATCTCGGCATGTGCGGCCACGGCACGATCGGCCTCGTCCGCTCGCTCGCGCACCTGGGGCGCATCGGGCCGGGCGCGCACCGGATCGAGACGCCGGTGGGCGTCGTCGAGGCGACGTTGAACGCCGACGGCTCGATCGCGGTGCGCAACGTGCCCGCGTATCGCTACCGTCGGGCGGTGACGGTCGACGTGCCGGCGCATGGCCCGCTCGTCGGCGACATCGCCTGGGGCGGCAACTGGTTTTTCCTGGTCGCCGAGCACGGCCGCGCGCTCGATCCCGCCCATCTCGCCGAGTTGACGGCGTTCACCTCGGCGATCCGCGACGCGCTCGTCGCGCAGGGCATCACCGGCGCGCGCGGCGCGCTGATCGATCACATCGAGCTGTTCGGTCCGCCCTCGCGCGCGGGGCTCGACAGCCGCAACTTCGTGCTGTGTCCGGGCCGCGCGTACGACCGCTCGCCGTGCGGCACCGGCACGAGCGCGAAGGCCGCGTGCCTGGCCGCCGACGGCAAGCTCGCGGCGGGCGGCGTATGGCGGCAGGAAAGCATCATCGGCAGCGTGTTCGAGGCGCGCTACGCGCCGCATCCCGAGCGCATCGAAGGCGAGCCGGCGATCGTGCCGACGCTCACCGGACGCGCGCACATCATGGCGGAAGGGCGGCTGTGCTTCGAGGCGGACGATCCGTTCGCGCGCGGCATCCGGCTGGGCTGA
- the aroQ gene encoding type II 3-dehydroquinate dehydratase, giving the protein MNKPTVLVLNGPNLNLLGTREPHIYGVETLPDVERRCAAEADALGLALEWRQSNAEHVLIDWLHDARTRVHGVVINPAAYTHTSVALADALAALGLPVIEVHISNIHRREAFRHHSFVSAVADGVICGCGTDGYLLALRRMATLVSQGGAR; this is encoded by the coding sequence ATGAACAAGCCGACGGTGCTGGTGTTGAACGGCCCGAACCTGAACCTGCTGGGGACGCGCGAGCCTCACATCTACGGCGTGGAGACGCTGCCGGACGTCGAGCGCCGCTGCGCGGCCGAGGCGGACGCGCTCGGCCTCGCGCTCGAATGGCGGCAGTCGAACGCCGAGCACGTGCTGATCGACTGGCTGCACGATGCGCGCACGCGCGTGCATGGCGTCGTGATCAATCCCGCCGCCTATACCCACACCTCGGTTGCGCTGGCCGATGCGCTCGCGGCGCTCGGCCTGCCGGTGATCGAAGTGCATATCTCGAACATCCATCGTCGCGAGGCGTTCCGTCACCATTCGTTCGTCTCGGCGGTGGCCGACGGCGTGATCTGCGGGTGCGGCACCGACGGCTATCTGCTGGCGCTGCGCCGGATGGCGACGCTGGTGTCGCAAGGCGGTGCGCGATGA
- a CDS encoding MFS transporter codes for MPSPTPAAAAAAAPSAAAARASKARYRILALLAVGTMINYLDRTVLGVAAPGLTRELGISAAVMGVMFSAFSWTYVLAQVPGGLLLDRYGSKITYYWSMTLWSLCTLLQGFVHGVAPLFAARLGLGLTEAPCFPTNSRVVATWFPQQERARATGTYTVGEYVGLAFLSPVLFALMGAFGWRALFFAVGGAGILFGFVWWRFYHEPHAHPRANAAELAYIEAGGGLARRTGPRAGFSWATAGRLLRKRQLAGICIGQFAGNSTLVFFLTWFPTYLATERHMAWLKIGFFAVLPFIAASVGVMFGGILSDWLLRRGRSANVARKLPIIAGLLLASTIVLANYVDSNEAVIAILSVAFFAQGMAALGWTLVSDIAPEGLLGVTGGIFNLAANLAGIVTPLVVGFIVAATGSFVGALVFIGAIALVGALSYIFVVGDIERIVL; via the coding sequence ATGCCATCGCCCACCCCCGCCGCCGCCGCGGCCGCCGCGCCGTCCGCCGCTGCCGCGCGCGCCTCGAAGGCGCGCTACCGGATCCTCGCGTTGCTCGCGGTCGGCACGATGATCAATTACCTCGACCGCACCGTGCTCGGCGTCGCCGCGCCCGGGCTGACGCGCGAGCTGGGCATCAGCGCGGCGGTGATGGGCGTGATGTTCTCGGCGTTCTCGTGGACCTATGTGCTCGCGCAGGTGCCGGGCGGCCTGCTTCTCGACCGCTACGGCAGCAAGATCACCTATTACTGGTCGATGACGCTCTGGTCGCTGTGCACGCTGCTGCAGGGCTTCGTCCACGGCGTCGCGCCGCTGTTCGCGGCGCGCCTCGGGCTGGGGCTGACCGAGGCGCCGTGCTTTCCGACCAACAGCCGGGTGGTCGCCACCTGGTTTCCGCAACAGGAGCGCGCGCGGGCGACGGGCACCTACACGGTGGGCGAGTACGTGGGCCTGGCGTTCCTGAGCCCGGTGCTGTTCGCGCTGATGGGCGCGTTCGGCTGGCGCGCGCTGTTCTTCGCGGTCGGCGGCGCGGGCATCCTGTTCGGCTTCGTGTGGTGGCGCTTCTATCACGAGCCGCACGCCCATCCGCGCGCGAACGCGGCCGAACTGGCCTACATCGAGGCGGGCGGCGGCCTCGCGCGGCGCACGGGCCCGCGCGCCGGGTTCAGCTGGGCCACGGCCGGCCGTTTGCTGCGCAAGCGCCAGCTCGCCGGCATCTGCATCGGCCAGTTCGCGGGCAACTCGACCCTGGTGTTCTTCCTCACGTGGTTCCCAACCTATCTCGCCACGGAACGCCACATGGCCTGGCTCAAGATCGGCTTCTTCGCTGTGCTGCCGTTCATCGCCGCCTCGGTCGGCGTGATGTTCGGCGGGATCCTCTCCGACTGGCTGCTGCGGCGCGGCCGCTCGGCCAACGTCGCGCGCAAGCTGCCGATCATCGCGGGCCTGCTGCTGGCGTCGACCATCGTGCTCGCGAACTACGTCGACAGCAACGAAGCGGTGATCGCGATCCTGTCGGTCGCGTTCTTCGCGCAGGGGATGGCGGCGCTGGGCTGGACGCTGGTCTCCGACATCGCGCCGGAAGGGCTGCTCGGCGTCACGGGAGGGATCTTCAACCTCGCGGCGAACCTGGCCGGCATCGTCACGCCGCTCGTGGTCGGCTTCATCGTCGCGGCGACCGGCTCGTTCGTCGGCGCGCTCGTGTTCATCGGCGCGATCGCGCTGGTCGGCGCGCTGTCCTACATCTTCGTGGTCGGCGACATCGAGCGGATCGTGCTGTGA
- a CDS encoding branched-chain amino acid ABC transporter substrate-binding protein, translated as MKLKVSHFALAATAALAAFSAVQANAADVVKIGFAAPLTGPQANYGADMQKGVQLAIADFNATHPVIGGHPVTVVLDSQDDQADPRTGTTVAQRLIDDDVRGVIGHFNSGTSIPASDLYDRAGLPQISMATSPQYTARGYKTTFRLLTSDAQAGRIVGTYAVKTLHYTRVAIIDDRTAYGQGIADEFASAVQAAGGAIVKRDFTNDKALDFAAILTNLKGLNPDAIFYGGGDAQSSPMIRKMRQLGIKAAFVTGEMSRSPTFLKVGGDAAEGAIVYMGGLPKEKMPGFAGYAARYKARFNEDVITYSPYAYDGTIALLTAMKNANSTDPKVYGPYVAKVAIKGVSADRIAYDAHGDLRDAPVTIYRVERGAFKPIDTLAGH; from the coding sequence GTGAAGCTGAAGGTATCGCACTTCGCGCTGGCCGCGACCGCCGCGCTCGCCGCGTTCTCCGCCGTCCAGGCGAACGCCGCCGACGTGGTCAAGATCGGCTTCGCCGCGCCGCTCACCGGACCGCAGGCCAATTACGGCGCGGACATGCAGAAAGGCGTGCAGCTCGCGATCGCCGACTTCAATGCGACGCATCCGGTGATCGGCGGCCACCCCGTCACCGTCGTGCTCGATTCGCAGGACGACCAGGCCGATCCCCGCACCGGCACGACGGTCGCGCAGCGCCTGATCGACGACGACGTGCGCGGCGTGATCGGCCATTTCAACTCGGGCACGAGCATCCCGGCCTCCGACCTCTACGACCGCGCGGGGCTGCCGCAGATCTCGATGGCGACCTCGCCGCAGTACACCGCGCGCGGCTACAAGACCACCTTCCGCCTGCTCACGAGCGACGCGCAGGCGGGCCGCATCGTCGGCACCTATGCGGTCAAGACGCTGCACTACACGCGCGTGGCGATCATCGACGACCGCACCGCGTACGGCCAGGGCATCGCCGACGAATTCGCGAGCGCGGTGCAGGCGGCGGGTGGCGCGATCGTCAAGCGCGACTTCACGAACGACAAGGCGCTCGACTTCGCGGCGATCCTGACCAACCTGAAGGGCCTCAATCCCGATGCGATCTTCTACGGCGGCGGCGACGCGCAATCGTCGCCGATGATCCGCAAGATGCGCCAGCTCGGCATCAAGGCCGCGTTCGTGACAGGCGAGATGTCGCGTTCGCCGACCTTCCTCAAGGTCGGCGGCGACGCGGCGGAAGGCGCGATCGTCTACATGGGCGGCCTGCCCAAGGAGAAGATGCCGGGCTTCGCGGGTTATGCGGCGCGCTACAAGGCGCGCTTCAACGAGGACGTGATCACCTATTCGCCCTATGCGTACGACGGCACGATCGCGCTCCTGACCGCCATGAAGAACGCCAATTCGACCGATCCGAAGGTGTATGGGCCGTACGTGGCCAAGGTGGCGATCAAGGGTGTGTCCGCCGACCGGATCGCGTACGACGCGCACGGCGACCTGCGCGACGCGCCCGTGACGATCTACCGGGTCGAGCGCGGCGCGTTCAAGCCGATCGACACGCTCGCCGGCCACTGA